One window from the genome of Pelecanus crispus isolate bPelCri1 chromosome 13, bPelCri1.pri, whole genome shotgun sequence encodes:
- the PRPS1 gene encoding ribose-phosphate pyrophosphokinase 1 isoform X1: protein MPNIKIFSGSSHQDLSQKIADRLGLELGKVVTKKFSNQETCVEIGESVRGEDVYIVQSGCGEINDNLMELLIMINACKIASASRVTAVIPCFPYARQDKKDKSRAPISAKLVANMLSVAGADHIITMDLHASQIQGFFDIPVDNLYAEPAVLKWIKENIAEWKNCTIVSPDAGGAKRVTSIADRLNVDFALIHKERKKANEVDRMVLVGDVKDRVAILVDDMADTCGTICHAADKLVSAGATKVYAILTHGIFSGPAISRINNACFEAVVVTNTIPQEDKMKQCPKIQVIDISMILAEAIRRTHNGESVSYLFSHVPL, encoded by the exons ATGCCCAACATCAAGATCTTCAGCGGGAGCTCGCACCAGGACCTGTCCCAGAAGATCGCCGACCGCCTCggcctggagctgggcaaggTGGTCACGAAGAAGTTCAGCAACCAGGAGACATG TGTGGAAATAGGGGAGAGTGTACGCGGGGAGGATGTCTACATTGTGCAGAGTGGCTGTGGTGAAATCAATGACAATCTGATGGAGCTCCTTATCATGATAAATGCCTGTAAGATTGCCTCAGCCAGCAGAGTCACAGCTGTCATACCCTGCTTCCCTTATGCTCGGCAGGACAAAAAGGACAAG AGTCGAGCTCCGATCTCTGCCAAACTGGTTGCAAACATGCTGTCTGTGGCAGGTGCAGATCATATAATCACCATGGACCTGCATGCATCTCAGATTCAG ggtttttttgatatCCCTGTTGATAACTTATATGCTGAGCCTGCTGTACTGAAATGGATCAAAGAGAATATTGCAGAGTGGAAGAACTGCACCATTGTTTCACCAGATGCTGGTGGAGCCAAGAG AGTGACCTCCATTGCAGATCGATTGAATGTAGACTTTGCCCTCATTCATAAGGAGCGCAAGAAGGCCAATGAAGTGGATCGCATGGTGCTGGTGGGTGACGTGAAAGACAGAGTGGCCATTCTGGTAGATGATATGGCAGACACATGTGGTACCATTTGTCATGCTGCGGACAA GCTTGTGTCAGCTGGAGCCACCAAAGTTTATGCCATCTTAACTCATGGGATCTTTTCTGGGCCAGCAATTTCTCGGATCAACAATGCCTGTTTTGAGGCAGTTGTAGTCACAAACACGATAccccaggaggacaagatgaaGCAGTGCCCTAAAATCCAG gTGATTGACATCTCAATGATCCTTGCGGAGGCCATCAGGAGGACTCATAATGGGGAATCTGTCTCCTACCTATTCAGCCATGTCCCTTTATAA
- the PRPS1 gene encoding ribose-phosphate pyrophosphokinase 1 isoform X3: MPNIKIFSGSSHQDLSQKIADRLGLELGKVVTKKFSNQETCVEIGESVRGEDVYIVQSGCGEINDNLMELLIMINACKIASASRVTAVIPCFPYARQDKKDKVRDSRAPISAKLVANMLSVAGADHIITMDLHASQIQGFFDIPVDNLYAEPAVLKWIKENIAEWKNCTIVSPDAGGAKRVTSIADRLNVDFALIHKERKKANEVDRMVLVGDVKDRVAILVDDMADTCGTICHAADKLVSAGATKVYAILTHGIFSGPAISRINNACFEAVVVTNTIPQEDKMKQCPKIQVIDISMILAEAIRRTHNGESVSYLFSHVPL, translated from the exons ATGCCCAACATCAAGATCTTCAGCGGGAGCTCGCACCAGGACCTGTCCCAGAAGATCGCCGACCGCCTCggcctggagctgggcaaggTGGTCACGAAGAAGTTCAGCAACCAGGAGACATG TGTGGAAATAGGGGAGAGTGTACGCGGGGAGGATGTCTACATTGTGCAGAGTGGCTGTGGTGAAATCAATGACAATCTGATGGAGCTCCTTATCATGATAAATGCCTGTAAGATTGCCTCAGCCAGCAGAGTCACAGCTGTCATACCCTGCTTCCCTTATGCTCGGCAGGACAAAAAGGACAAGGTAAGGGAT AGTCGAGCTCCGATCTCTGCCAAACTGGTTGCAAACATGCTGTCTGTGGCAGGTGCAGATCATATAATCACCATGGACCTGCATGCATCTCAGATTCAG ggtttttttgatatCCCTGTTGATAACTTATATGCTGAGCCTGCTGTACTGAAATGGATCAAAGAGAATATTGCAGAGTGGAAGAACTGCACCATTGTTTCACCAGATGCTGGTGGAGCCAAGAG AGTGACCTCCATTGCAGATCGATTGAATGTAGACTTTGCCCTCATTCATAAGGAGCGCAAGAAGGCCAATGAAGTGGATCGCATGGTGCTGGTGGGTGACGTGAAAGACAGAGTGGCCATTCTGGTAGATGATATGGCAGACACATGTGGTACCATTTGTCATGCTGCGGACAA GCTTGTGTCAGCTGGAGCCACCAAAGTTTATGCCATCTTAACTCATGGGATCTTTTCTGGGCCAGCAATTTCTCGGATCAACAATGCCTGTTTTGAGGCAGTTGTAGTCACAAACACGATAccccaggaggacaagatgaaGCAGTGCCCTAAAATCCAG gTGATTGACATCTCAATGATCCTTGCGGAGGCCATCAGGAGGACTCATAATGGGGAATCTGTCTCCTACCTATTCAGCCATGTCCCTTTATAA
- the PRPS1 gene encoding ribose-phosphate pyrophosphokinase 1 isoform X2 encodes MPNIKIFSGSSHQDLSQKIADRLGLELGKVVTKKFSNQETCVEIGESVRGEDVYIVQSGCGEINDNLMELLIMINACKIASASRVTAVIPCFPYARQDKKDKVRDVVKSRAPISAKLVANMLSVAGADHIITMDLHASQIQGFFDIPVDNLYAEPAVLKWIKENIAEWKNCTIVSPDAGGAKRVTSIADRLNVDFALIHKERKKANEVDRMVLVGDVKDRVAILVDDMADTCGTICHAADKLVSAGATKVYAILTHGIFSGPAISRINNACFEAVVVTNTIPQEDKMKQCPKIQVIDISMILAEAIRRTHNGESVSYLFSHVPL; translated from the exons ATGCCCAACATCAAGATCTTCAGCGGGAGCTCGCACCAGGACCTGTCCCAGAAGATCGCCGACCGCCTCggcctggagctgggcaaggTGGTCACGAAGAAGTTCAGCAACCAGGAGACATG TGTGGAAATAGGGGAGAGTGTACGCGGGGAGGATGTCTACATTGTGCAGAGTGGCTGTGGTGAAATCAATGACAATCTGATGGAGCTCCTTATCATGATAAATGCCTGTAAGATTGCCTCAGCCAGCAGAGTCACAGCTGTCATACCCTGCTTCCCTTATGCTCGGCAGGACAAAAAGGACAAGGTAAGGGATGTGGTAAAG AGTCGAGCTCCGATCTCTGCCAAACTGGTTGCAAACATGCTGTCTGTGGCAGGTGCAGATCATATAATCACCATGGACCTGCATGCATCTCAGATTCAG ggtttttttgatatCCCTGTTGATAACTTATATGCTGAGCCTGCTGTACTGAAATGGATCAAAGAGAATATTGCAGAGTGGAAGAACTGCACCATTGTTTCACCAGATGCTGGTGGAGCCAAGAG AGTGACCTCCATTGCAGATCGATTGAATGTAGACTTTGCCCTCATTCATAAGGAGCGCAAGAAGGCCAATGAAGTGGATCGCATGGTGCTGGTGGGTGACGTGAAAGACAGAGTGGCCATTCTGGTAGATGATATGGCAGACACATGTGGTACCATTTGTCATGCTGCGGACAA GCTTGTGTCAGCTGGAGCCACCAAAGTTTATGCCATCTTAACTCATGGGATCTTTTCTGGGCCAGCAATTTCTCGGATCAACAATGCCTGTTTTGAGGCAGTTGTAGTCACAAACACGATAccccaggaggacaagatgaaGCAGTGCCCTAAAATCCAG gTGATTGACATCTCAATGATCCTTGCGGAGGCCATCAGGAGGACTCATAATGGGGAATCTGTCTCCTACCTATTCAGCCATGTCCCTTTATAA
- the PRPS1 gene encoding ribose-phosphate pyrophosphokinase 1 isoform X6 translates to MELLIMINACKIASASRVTAVIPCFPYARQDKKDKSRAPISAKLVANMLSVAGADHIITMDLHASQIQGFFDIPVDNLYAEPAVLKWIKENIAEWKNCTIVSPDAGGAKRVTSIADRLNVDFALIHKERKKANEVDRMVLVGDVKDRVAILVDDMADTCGTICHAADKLVSAGATKVYAILTHGIFSGPAISRINNACFEAVVVTNTIPQEDKMKQCPKIQVIDISMILAEAIRRTHNGESVSYLFSHVPL, encoded by the exons ATGGAGCTCCTTATCATGATAAATGCCTGTAAGATTGCCTCAGCCAGCAGAGTCACAGCTGTCATACCCTGCTTCCCTTATGCTCGGCAGGACAAAAAGGACAAG AGTCGAGCTCCGATCTCTGCCAAACTGGTTGCAAACATGCTGTCTGTGGCAGGTGCAGATCATATAATCACCATGGACCTGCATGCATCTCAGATTCAG ggtttttttgatatCCCTGTTGATAACTTATATGCTGAGCCTGCTGTACTGAAATGGATCAAAGAGAATATTGCAGAGTGGAAGAACTGCACCATTGTTTCACCAGATGCTGGTGGAGCCAAGAG AGTGACCTCCATTGCAGATCGATTGAATGTAGACTTTGCCCTCATTCATAAGGAGCGCAAGAAGGCCAATGAAGTGGATCGCATGGTGCTGGTGGGTGACGTGAAAGACAGAGTGGCCATTCTGGTAGATGATATGGCAGACACATGTGGTACCATTTGTCATGCTGCGGACAA GCTTGTGTCAGCTGGAGCCACCAAAGTTTATGCCATCTTAACTCATGGGATCTTTTCTGGGCCAGCAATTTCTCGGATCAACAATGCCTGTTTTGAGGCAGTTGTAGTCACAAACACGATAccccaggaggacaagatgaaGCAGTGCCCTAAAATCCAG gTGATTGACATCTCAATGATCCTTGCGGAGGCCATCAGGAGGACTCATAATGGGGAATCTGTCTCCTACCTATTCAGCCATGTCCCTTTATAA
- the PRPS1 gene encoding ribose-phosphate pyrophosphokinase 1 isoform X4, whose protein sequence is MDQREYCRVEELHHCFTRCWWSQEERKKANEVDRMVLVGDVKDRVAILVDDMADTCGTICHAADKLVSAGATKVYAILTHGIFSGPAISRINNACFEAVVVTNTIPQEDKMKQCPKIQVIDISMILAEAIRRTHNGESVSYLFSHVPL, encoded by the exons ATGGATCAAAGAGAATATTGCAGAGTGGAAGAACTGCACCATTGTTTCACCAGATGCTGGTGGAGCCAAGAG GAGCGCAAGAAGGCCAATGAAGTGGATCGCATGGTGCTGGTGGGTGACGTGAAAGACAGAGTGGCCATTCTGGTAGATGATATGGCAGACACATGTGGTACCATTTGTCATGCTGCGGACAA GCTTGTGTCAGCTGGAGCCACCAAAGTTTATGCCATCTTAACTCATGGGATCTTTTCTGGGCCAGCAATTTCTCGGATCAACAATGCCTGTTTTGAGGCAGTTGTAGTCACAAACACGATAccccaggaggacaagatgaaGCAGTGCCCTAAAATCCAG gTGATTGACATCTCAATGATCCTTGCGGAGGCCATCAGGAGGACTCATAATGGGGAATCTGTCTCCTACCTATTCAGCCATGTCCCTTTATAA
- the PRPS1 gene encoding ribose-phosphate pyrophosphokinase 1 isoform X5 — translation MLVEPRDRLNVDFALIHKERKKANEVDRMVLVGDVKDRVAILVDDMADTCGTICHAADKLVSAGATKVYAILTHGIFSGPAISRINNACFEAVVVTNTIPQEDKMKQCPKIQVIDISMILAEAIRRTHNGESVSYLFSHVPL, via the exons ATGCTGGTGGAGCCAAGAG ATCGATTGAATGTAGACTTTGCCCTCATTCATAAGGAGCGCAAGAAGGCCAATGAAGTGGATCGCATGGTGCTGGTGGGTGACGTGAAAGACAGAGTGGCCATTCTGGTAGATGATATGGCAGACACATGTGGTACCATTTGTCATGCTGCGGACAA GCTTGTGTCAGCTGGAGCCACCAAAGTTTATGCCATCTTAACTCATGGGATCTTTTCTGGGCCAGCAATTTCTCGGATCAACAATGCCTGTTTTGAGGCAGTTGTAGTCACAAACACGATAccccaggaggacaagatgaaGCAGTGCCCTAAAATCCAG gTGATTGACATCTCAATGATCCTTGCGGAGGCCATCAGGAGGACTCATAATGGGGAATCTGTCTCCTACCTATTCAGCCATGTCCCTTTATAA
- the LOC142594827 gene encoding thymosin beta-15A homolog yields the protein MCDKPDLSEVEKFDKKKLKKTNTEEKNTLPSKETIEQEKECVKSS from the exons ATGTGCGACAAGCCAGACCTCTCGGAGGTGGAGAAATTCGacaagaaaaagctgaagaaaaccaACACGGAGGAGAAGAACACGCTGCCCTCCAAGGAGA CTATTGAGCAGGAGAAGGAATGTGTGAAGTCTTCCTAG
- the RAB9B gene encoding ras-related protein Rab-9B isoform X1, with protein MLEEGVSGQSWRQTRCISRADCLGTAPLRPAAMSGKSLLLKVILLGDGGVGKSSLMNRYVTNKFDSQAFHTIGVEFLNRDLEVDGRFVTLQIWDTAGQERFKSLRTPFYRGADCCLLTFSVDDRQSFENLSNWQKEFVYYADVKDPEHFPFVVLGNKIDKLERQVSTEEAQAWCMENGNYPYLETSAKDDTNVAVAFEEAVRQVLAVEEQLEHCMLGHTIDLHSSSKSGSSCC; from the exons ATGCTGGAGGAAGGTGTTTCTGGACAGTCCTGGAGACAGACGCGCTGTATTTCTAGAGCAG ATTGCCTTGGTACTGCGCCCCTCCGTCCTGCTGCAATGAGTGGCAAGTCCTTGCTCTTAAAGGTCATTCTCCTTGGGGATGGTGGAGTTGGGAAAAGTTCCCTCATGAACCGGTATGTCACCAACAAGTTTGACTCACAGGCTTTCCACACGATTGGTGTGGAGTTCTTAAACCGGGACCTGGAGGTGGATGGACGTTTTGTGACCCTCCAGATTTGGGACACTGCAGGACAGGAGAGATTCAAGAGCCTGCGAACCCCCTTTTACAGGGGAGCAGACTGCTGCCTGCTGACCTTCAGTGTGGACGACCGACAGAGCTTTGAGAACCTCAGTAACTGGCAGAAGGAGTTTGTCTATTATGCTGATGTGAAGGACCCTGAACACTTCCCGTTTGTAGTCCTGGGCAACAAGATAGACAAACTTGAGAGACAAGTGAGCACAGAGGAGGCCCAGGCCTGGTGCATGGAAAACGGTAACTACCCATACCTGGAGACTAGCGCCAAGGATGACACCAATGTGGCAGTGGCCTTTGAGGAGGCTGTGCGGCAGGTGCTGGCGGTGGAGGAGCAGCTAGAGCACTGCATGCTGGGCCACACCATTGACCTGCACTCCAGCTCCAAATCAGGGTCTTCCTGTTGTTAA
- the RAB9B gene encoding ras-related protein Rab-9B isoform X2, with amino-acid sequence MLEEGVSGQSWRQTRCISRADCLGTAPLRPAAMSGKSLLLKAFHTIGVEFLNRDLEVDGRFVTLQIWDTAGQERFKSLRTPFYRGADCCLLTFSVDDRQSFENLSNWQKEFVYYADVKDPEHFPFVVLGNKIDKLERQVSTEEAQAWCMENGNYPYLETSAKDDTNVAVAFEEAVRQVLAVEEQLEHCMLGHTIDLHSSSKSGSSCC; translated from the exons ATGCTGGAGGAAGGTGTTTCTGGACAGTCCTGGAGACAGACGCGCTGTATTTCTAGAGCAG ATTGCCTTGGTACTGCGCCCCTCCGTCCTGCTGCAATGAGTGGCAAGTCCTTGCTCTTAAAG GCTTTCCACACGATTGGTGTGGAGTTCTTAAACCGGGACCTGGAGGTGGATGGACGTTTTGTGACCCTCCAGATTTGGGACACTGCAGGACAGGAGAGATTCAAGAGCCTGCGAACCCCCTTTTACAGGGGAGCAGACTGCTGCCTGCTGACCTTCAGTGTGGACGACCGACAGAGCTTTGAGAACCTCAGTAACTGGCAGAAGGAGTTTGTCTATTATGCTGATGTGAAGGACCCTGAACACTTCCCGTTTGTAGTCCTGGGCAACAAGATAGACAAACTTGAGAGACAAGTGAGCACAGAGGAGGCCCAGGCCTGGTGCATGGAAAACGGTAACTACCCATACCTGGAGACTAGCGCCAAGGATGACACCAATGTGGCAGTGGCCTTTGAGGAGGCTGTGCGGCAGGTGCTGGCGGTGGAGGAGCAGCTAGAGCACTGCATGCTGGGCCACACCATTGACCTGCACTCCAGCTCCAAATCAGGGTCTTCCTGTTGTTAA
- the RAB9B gene encoding ras-related protein Rab-9B isoform X3, with product MSGKSLLLKVILLGDGGVGKSSLMNRYVTNKFDSQAFHTIGVEFLNRDLEVDGRFVTLQIWDTAGQERFKSLRTPFYRGADCCLLTFSVDDRQSFENLSNWQKEFVYYADVKDPEHFPFVVLGNKIDKLERQVSTEEAQAWCMENGNYPYLETSAKDDTNVAVAFEEAVRQVLAVEEQLEHCMLGHTIDLHSSSKSGSSCC from the coding sequence ATGAGTGGCAAGTCCTTGCTCTTAAAGGTCATTCTCCTTGGGGATGGTGGAGTTGGGAAAAGTTCCCTCATGAACCGGTATGTCACCAACAAGTTTGACTCACAGGCTTTCCACACGATTGGTGTGGAGTTCTTAAACCGGGACCTGGAGGTGGATGGACGTTTTGTGACCCTCCAGATTTGGGACACTGCAGGACAGGAGAGATTCAAGAGCCTGCGAACCCCCTTTTACAGGGGAGCAGACTGCTGCCTGCTGACCTTCAGTGTGGACGACCGACAGAGCTTTGAGAACCTCAGTAACTGGCAGAAGGAGTTTGTCTATTATGCTGATGTGAAGGACCCTGAACACTTCCCGTTTGTAGTCCTGGGCAACAAGATAGACAAACTTGAGAGACAAGTGAGCACAGAGGAGGCCCAGGCCTGGTGCATGGAAAACGGTAACTACCCATACCTGGAGACTAGCGCCAAGGATGACACCAATGTGGCAGTGGCCTTTGAGGAGGCTGTGCGGCAGGTGCTGGCGGTGGAGGAGCAGCTAGAGCACTGCATGCTGGGCCACACCATTGACCTGCACTCCAGCTCCAAATCAGGGTCTTCCTGTTGTTAA